The Anoxybacillus amylolyticus DNA segment ATCATTATATTATAATAATTTCCGAATTATCATGTTATTAAACAGTTTACACCGTTTTTCGTCATTTGTCATTTCTTTCTTATTATTCGCAAAAAAATTCAGAAAATAAATTGATTTTCCCTATTGACAACAAGCTTGTTTTCCGTGCATAATTGCAAACAAAACAAGGCGATGATTGGGACTAGTAAATGGAAAACGGCAAAAGAGAGTGAAACCCACCGGCTGAAAGGTTTCATTGCCCTCTTTCCCATTGAACCTACCCAGGAGCTGTTAGGCAAACCTAACCGTACAGCCGACGATACCGGCTAAAGAGGTGGGCGTGTCTTGCGCCAACAAAGGTGGTACCGCGGAAACAAAGACCTTTCCGTCCTTTTTCGAAGGGGCGAAAGGTCTTTTTTATTTGAGATGAGGAGGAGAGAAGATGAGCAAAGAAACAACGATTACGTTTCTTGGTGCAGGGTCGATGGCAGAAGCGCTTATTTCTGGGGTGGCAAAAACGTTATACGAGCCAAACCAAATGATTGTTACGAATCGTTCAAACGTCGAACGTCTTCACTATTTGCAACAAACATACGGTGTGCGAACAGAAACTAATAAAGAAAAAGCGGTGAAAGAAGCGGATATTGTCATTTTGGCAATGAAACCAAAAGACGTCGCAGAAAGCCTCACTCCGATTGCACACGCCTTTAGCGAACAACAGCTCATTATTTCTTTACTTGCGGGAGTAACAACTGATACGATTACATCGCTTATTGGAAAACAACTCGCCGTCGTTCGCGCGATGCCGAATACGTCGGCCGCCATTCGAAAATCAGCGACTGCGCTTTCATCCGGTCGGTATGCAACAGAAACCCATTTAGCAGTCGCCAAGACGCTATTTGAAACGGTTGGTATCGTCACCGTCGTGGAAGAACAACATTTGCATGCGGTAACAGGGTTGTCTGGGAGCGGACCGGCGTACGTCTATTATTTAGTGGAAGCGATGGAAAAAGCAGCGGATGAAATCGGGCTTGAGCGCGCTGTGGCGAAAGAGTTGATTTTGCAAACGATTATCGGCGCCGCCCATATGTTAAAAGCGACGAACAAACATCCTTCTGTGCTGCGCAAAGAAGTAACAAGTCCAAGCGGCACGACAGAAGCTGGCATCAGTGTGCTTGAGCGCTACCGCTACCAAGAAGCGATGGTTGCTTGCATTAAGCGGGCGACCGAACGCTCCAAAGAACTCGGTCAGGCACTCCTTTCCTCCGTCCAATAGTGCAAGTTGTTTTTCTTTTCCAAGTGCGCGTGGTATCATTTTTTATGGAAGATACTACGGGAGGGATGGATATGTTATTTTCACCATATACGATTCGAGACGTCATCTTAAAAAACCGCATCGTCATGTCACCGATGTGCATGTACGCATGCGACAGAGAAGACGGGACGGTACGCAATTGGCATCTCATTCATTATCCGACACGTGCCGTAGGGCAAGTCGGACTCATTATTGTCGAAGCGACAGCCGTAACACCGCAAGGACGAATTTCCGCTCGCGATTTAGGCATTTGGGACGATAACCATATCGACGGATTACGCACGCTCACGACGCTCGTTCATGAACAAGGCGCAAAAATCGGCATTCAGCTTGCCCATGCGGGACGAAAAGCGATGGTGGACGGGGAGATCATCGCTCCATCGCCGCTTCCGTTTGATGAAAACACGCACACACCGAAAGAGATGACGAAAACGGATATTGATGAAACGATTCAAGCGTTTCAAAACGGCGCGCTTCGTGCCAAAAAAGCCGGCTTTGACGTCATTGAAATCCATGCGGCGCACGGCTATTTAATTAACGAGTTTTTATCGCCATTAACGAACAAACGAAATGA contains these protein-coding regions:
- the proI gene encoding pyrroline-5-carboxylate reductase ProI; protein product: MSKETTITFLGAGSMAEALISGVAKTLYEPNQMIVTNRSNVERLHYLQQTYGVRTETNKEKAVKEADIVILAMKPKDVAESLTPIAHAFSEQQLIISLLAGVTTDTITSLIGKQLAVVRAMPNTSAAIRKSATALSSGRYATETHLAVAKTLFETVGIVTVVEEQHLHAVTGLSGSGPAYVYYLVEAMEKAADEIGLERAVAKELILQTIIGAAHMLKATNKHPSVLRKEVTSPSGTTEAGISVLERYRYQEAMVACIKRATERSKELGQALLSSVQ
- the namA gene encoding NADPH dehydrogenase NamA → MLFSPYTIRDVILKNRIVMSPMCMYACDREDGTVRNWHLIHYPTRAVGQVGLIIVEATAVTPQGRISARDLGIWDDNHIDGLRTLTTLVHEQGAKIGIQLAHAGRKAMVDGEIIAPSPLPFDENTHTPKEMTKTDIDETIQAFQNGALRAKKAGFDVIEIHAAHGYLINEFLSPLTNKRNDEYGGTFENRYRFLSEVIEAVREIWDGPLFVRVSASDYHPDGLTVKDYVEYAKRMKTQGVDLIDVSSGAVVPAKIDVYPGYQVPFAEAIRREADVPTGAVGLITSGRQAEEILRNGRADLIFIGRELLRNPYWPKTAANELGIPLEAPKPYVRGW